A window of the Euzebya pacifica genome harbors these coding sequences:
- a CDS encoding thioesterase family protein, producing the protein MTADAFFTPLDDDASSLVAAANDVAVGPWDPGALHAGPPSALMHAAMRRHHDPEDRITTRIGFEILRPVPLGRLSVRTWVQRPGRKVELVGAELTDADGTVVMTAAEWRIRTAPLDLGVGIEGEAMPGPDGFARSTGFFKQVPAGGYVSTMESRFVEGGWEVPGPARAWMRMPVRLLADEDPTGTDRLLVSADSGNGVSARSGPGTALGEDGLFVNVDLTVHLTRQPQGEWIGLDAHTVLTDHGIGHAHSILHDLDGPVGRASQSLLADRPT; encoded by the coding sequence ATGACCGCAGACGCCTTCTTCACGCCGCTCGACGACGACGCCTCGTCCCTCGTGGCCGCCGCCAACGACGTCGCCGTCGGCCCGTGGGACCCGGGCGCCCTGCATGCCGGCCCGCCGTCGGCGCTGATGCACGCGGCCATGCGACGACACCACGATCCCGAGGACCGGATCACCACCCGGATCGGCTTCGAGATCCTCCGTCCCGTGCCGCTCGGACGGCTGTCGGTCCGGACCTGGGTGCAACGACCGGGCAGGAAGGTCGAGCTCGTCGGGGCCGAGCTCACCGACGCCGACGGCACGGTCGTCATGACCGCTGCGGAGTGGCGGATCCGCACCGCACCCCTGGACCTCGGTGTCGGGATCGAGGGCGAGGCGATGCCGGGGCCCGACGGGTTCGCCCGGTCGACCGGGTTCTTCAAGCAGGTTCCAGCGGGGGGATACGTGTCCACGATGGAGTCGCGCTTCGTCGAGGGCGGCTGGGAGGTCCCCGGCCCTGCGCGCGCGTGGATGCGCATGCCCGTGCGGCTGCTGGCGGACGAGGACCCGACGGGAACGGACCGCCTGCTGGTGTCCGCGGACTCGGGCAACGGGGTGTCGGCCCGCAGCGGTCCCGGCACCGCCCTGGGCGAGGACGGCCTGTTCGTCAACGTCGACCTGACGGTGCACCTGACCCGCCAACCGCAGGGTGAGTGGATCGGCCTGGATGCCCACACCGTCCTGACCGACCACGGCATCGGCCACGCCCACTCGATCCTCCACGACCTGGACGGACCGGTGGGTCGGGCGAGCCAGTCGCTGCTCGCGGATCGGCCGACCTGA
- a CDS encoding sensor histidine kinase, whose product MQRPASARATPTRDTRRRLGELLPRGGTLDAHRTGRRHRAVLLVGLVCAAVPLLSGLAVGAGVLPGLAASAVVVTMVTAATAMGDRLAARTLAAAALGVVPLASWIATDGADGVLLSSAVLLGVVALYQEHRPYVVAATSAALGVGIAAIGPALGVVSSSATLAATQPIAFVGGQLLLLLAAVALHLLWWRFSEADQLVGEASMQEMVAVQRSMLSRMQDTERLKDELLAVVSHEFRTPLTAIIGFSQTLRRSASMGQLPAEMVELSADRIERNGLRLSRLIGNMLAATMDVEPHTERYFPISATIERLVEEFGGDDDGTTEVEVDVPEDMTARMSREHLRLLLGNLVDNGMKFADPGTPLRIRGRVAGDEIALVFTNNGPEVPEHMREQIFARFVQVDLSDTRPHDGIGLGLHVVRKLCDAHGGSLELRCQDGLVVLGVTLPAGPARVVGVVGESDEPPVDARTAHHRA is encoded by the coding sequence GTGCAGCGGCCCGCGTCTGCTCGCGCCACCCCGACGCGCGACACACGTCGACGTCTGGGGGAGCTCCTTCCCCGAGGCGGGACGCTCGACGCCCACCGGACCGGTCGACGGCATCGTGCGGTGCTCCTCGTCGGCCTCGTGTGTGCCGCCGTGCCGCTGTTGTCGGGTCTCGCGGTCGGCGCTGGTGTCCTGCCGGGACTGGCCGCCAGCGCGGTCGTCGTCACCATGGTCACGGCTGCGACGGCGATGGGGGATCGGCTGGCCGCCCGCACGCTGGCCGCCGCCGCGCTCGGCGTCGTCCCGCTCGCCTCCTGGATCGCCACCGACGGAGCCGACGGGGTGCTGCTGAGCAGCGCCGTCCTCCTCGGGGTGGTGGCGCTGTACCAGGAACACCGTCCCTACGTCGTCGCGGCCACGAGCGCCGCCCTCGGCGTGGGGATCGCCGCGATCGGCCCCGCCCTGGGCGTGGTCTCCTCCTCCGCGACCCTGGCCGCCACCCAGCCCATCGCCTTCGTGGGCGGGCAGCTGCTCCTCCTCCTGGCTGCGGTGGCCCTGCACCTGCTCTGGTGGCGCTTCAGCGAGGCGGACCAGCTGGTCGGCGAGGCGTCCATGCAGGAGATGGTCGCCGTGCAGCGCAGCATGCTGTCACGCATGCAGGACACCGAACGGCTGAAGGACGAGCTCCTGGCCGTCGTCAGCCACGAGTTCCGCACCCCCCTGACGGCCATCATCGGGTTCTCCCAGACCCTGCGTCGGTCGGCCTCGATGGGGCAGCTGCCCGCCGAGATGGTCGAGCTGTCCGCGGACCGCATCGAACGCAACGGCCTGCGCCTGTCACGGCTGATCGGCAACATGCTGGCCGCGACGATGGACGTCGAGCCGCACACCGAGCGGTACTTCCCGATCAGCGCGACCATCGAACGGCTGGTCGAGGAGTTCGGCGGCGATGACGACGGCACCACCGAGGTCGAGGTCGACGTCCCCGAGGACATGACGGCGCGGATGTCGCGGGAGCACCTCCGGCTGCTGCTCGGCAACCTGGTGGACAACGGGATGAAGTTCGCCGACCCGGGCACCCCGCTGCGTATCAGGGGCAGGGTCGCCGGCGACGAGATCGCCCTGGTCTTCACCAACAACGGACCAGAGGTCCCCGAGCACATGCGCGAGCAGATCTTCGCCCGCTTCGTGCAGGTCGACCTGTCCGACACCCGTCCCCACGACGGCATCGGCCTCGGCCTGCACGTCGTCCGCAAGCTCTGCGACGCGCACGGCGGATCGCTGGAGCTGCGCTGCCAGGACGGCCTCGTCGTGCTCGGCGTGACCCTCCCGGCGGGGCCGGCGAGGGTCGTGGGCGTGGTCGGGGAGTCCGACGAGCCGCCCGTCGATGCCCGGACGGCACACCACCGGGCATAG
- the selD gene encoding selenide, water dikinase SelD: MTRRLTEFSHGAGCGCKIGPGQLADILARVAPPRHPDLLVGTDAGDDAAVWRLSDDRALVATTDFFTPIVDDARTWGRIAATNAASDVYAMGGRPLFALNLVAWPTDALGNDVLAEVLAGGADAAAEGGWMAVGGHSIDDAEPKYGQAVIGEVHPDRVLTNAGLRPGDHLVLTKALGTGVITTAVKLGTPTPGALDAAVASMCTLNADAAAAAQGANASACTDVTGFGLLGHLRKMLDASGVAATVWADRVPALPGAMEGLADGMISGGTRRNHAWVEERLVVTEGVTDGDVMLLADAQTSGGLLFGATADRAAEAVRWLVERGHPAAVVGIVTDDVAGRITIARDGSTPAAG; encoded by the coding sequence ATGACCCGCCGCTTGACCGAGTTCAGCCACGGCGCCGGGTGTGGATGCAAGATCGGCCCCGGCCAGCTCGCCGACATCCTCGCCCGCGTCGCCCCGCCCCGCCACCCCGACCTGCTCGTCGGCACCGACGCCGGAGACGACGCCGCGGTCTGGCGCCTGTCGGATGACCGAGCCCTCGTCGCCACCACCGACTTCTTCACGCCCATCGTCGACGACGCACGGACCTGGGGGCGGATCGCCGCCACCAACGCCGCCAGCGATGTCTACGCGATGGGTGGACGGCCGCTGTTCGCCCTCAACCTCGTCGCCTGGCCCACCGACGCGCTCGGCAACGACGTGCTGGCGGAGGTGCTGGCAGGGGGCGCCGACGCCGCGGCCGAAGGCGGCTGGATGGCCGTCGGCGGCCACTCCATCGACGATGCCGAACCCAAGTACGGCCAGGCCGTCATCGGTGAGGTGCATCCCGATCGGGTGCTGACCAACGCCGGGCTGCGACCGGGCGACCACCTGGTGCTGACCAAGGCGCTCGGCACCGGGGTCATCACCACCGCCGTCAAGCTCGGCACGCCCACCCCGGGGGCCCTGGATGCCGCTGTGGCCTCGATGTGCACCCTCAACGCCGACGCTGCTGCCGCCGCCCAGGGGGCCAACGCGTCGGCGTGCACCGACGTCACCGGTTTCGGGCTGCTCGGCCACCTCCGCAAGATGCTGGATGCCAGCGGGGTCGCCGCCACCGTGTGGGCCGACCGGGTGCCTGCCCTGCCCGGCGCGATGGAGGGGCTTGCGGACGGGATGATCTCCGGGGGCACCCGACGCAACCACGCGTGGGTGGAGGAGCGGTTGGTGGTGACCGAGGGGGTCACCGACGGCGACGTCATGCTCCTGGCCGACGCGCAGACGTCCGGGGGACTGCTGTTCGGTGCCACGGCCGACCGGGCCGCCGAGGCGGTCCGCTGGTTGGTCGAACGGGGCCATCCGGCGGCCGTGGTGGGCATCGTGACCGACGACGTGGCCGGCAGGATCACCATCGCCCGAGACGGGTCGACGCCTGCAGCCGGGTAG
- a CDS encoding Mov34/MPN/PAD-1 family protein → MTVAPMNGTLDLPPHIRDEMVAHARSDTPFETCGLLATDAEGRIAGHWPVPNADRSMTWFRMEPKAQLKAMREMDDEDLEWAAIWHCHTHTEAYPSPTDIEQSAYWPGIVAIIVSLQDPEPVIRAYDITDGQVSERVLTVAQEAQPQGPR, encoded by the coding sequence ATGACTGTTGCGCCCATGAACGGCACCCTGGACCTGCCGCCACACATCCGCGACGAGATGGTCGCGCATGCCCGCAGCGACACGCCCTTCGAGACCTGTGGCCTGCTGGCAACCGACGCCGAGGGACGCATCGCCGGCCACTGGCCCGTCCCCAACGCCGACCGGTCGATGACGTGGTTCCGCATGGAGCCCAAGGCACAGCTGAAGGCCATGCGCGAGATGGACGACGAGGACCTGGAGTGGGCCGCCATCTGGCACTGCCACACCCACACCGAGGCCTACCCCTCGCCGACCGACATCGAGCAGTCGGCGTACTGGCCGGGGATCGTGGCGATCATCGTCAGCCTGCAGGACCCCGAGCCGGTCATCCGGGCCTACGACATCACCGATGGACAGGTCAGCGAACGAGTTCTCACCGTTGCGCAGGAAGCCCAGCCGCAGGGCCCGCGTTAA
- a CDS encoding ubiquitin-like small modifier protein 1 produces MAVTVRIPTVLRKHTGGEKAVQGDGATLKALIDDLSTRYGGLTEAVTADDGQLAKFVNVYLNDEDVRFLDGADTALSDGDEIAILPAVAGGC; encoded by the coding sequence ATGGCCGTCACGGTCCGCATCCCCACAGTCCTTCGCAAGCACACCGGCGGCGAGAAGGCCGTCCAGGGCGACGGCGCCACCCTCAAGGCGCTCATCGACGACCTCTCGACCCGCTACGGCGGCCTGACCGAAGCCGTCACCGCCGACGACGGACAGCTCGCGAAGTTCGTCAACGTCTACCTCAACGACGAGGACGTGCGCTTCCTCGACGGCGCCGACACCGCGCTGTCCGACGGCGACGAGATCGCGATCCTGCCGGCAGTCGCTGGCGGCTGCTAG
- a CDS encoding PLP-dependent cysteine synthase family protein, which produces MLARSIADAVGRTPLVRLPNLSPDGYEIHLKLEGHNPTGSIKDRVAKYLIESAERQGLLHEGSRILEPTSGNTGIALAALCAPRGYKLTCVMPENTSEERRQILELFGVDIVLSPANEGSNGSVRVAREMAAADSDLYMPFQYGNQANPQAHYETTGPEILADLPDVTAFVAGLGTGGTVTGVGKRLKAHDPDIKVYAAEPQYGDLVYGLRNLDEGYVPEVLDQSVLDSRIKVDSLKALRATRALAAEEGIFAGVSTGASLAVAIRVCGRLPKGSKVVAISPDGGWKYLSTGAYAGGNVEDIAESLADTLWA; this is translated from the coding sequence GTGCTCGCCCGCTCGATCGCCGATGCCGTCGGCCGCACGCCCCTGGTGCGGCTGCCGAACCTGTCCCCGGACGGGTACGAGATCCACCTCAAGCTCGAGGGGCACAACCCGACCGGGTCCATCAAGGACCGGGTCGCCAAGTACCTGATCGAGTCCGCCGAGCGGCAGGGGCTGCTCCACGAGGGGTCCCGCATCCTCGAGCCCACGTCGGGCAACACCGGGATCGCCCTGGCCGCCCTCTGCGCACCGCGGGGGTACAAGCTGACCTGCGTCATGCCGGAGAACACCTCCGAGGAACGGCGGCAGATCCTCGAGCTGTTCGGGGTCGACATCGTCCTGTCGCCGGCCAACGAGGGGTCCAACGGCTCGGTCCGGGTGGCCCGTGAGATGGCCGCGGCCGACAGCGACCTCTACATGCCGTTCCAGTACGGCAACCAGGCCAACCCGCAGGCGCACTACGAGACGACCGGCCCCGAGATCCTCGCCGACCTGCCCGACGTCACGGCGTTCGTTGCCGGGCTCGGCACCGGCGGGACCGTCACCGGCGTGGGGAAGCGGCTGAAGGCCCACGACCCCGACATCAAGGTCTACGCCGCCGAACCGCAGTACGGCGACCTCGTCTACGGCCTCCGCAACCTCGACGAGGGCTATGTGCCCGAGGTCCTCGACCAGTCGGTGCTCGACAGCCGCATCAAGGTCGATTCGCTGAAGGCGCTTCGCGCGACCCGTGCGCTCGCCGCTGAGGAGGGCATCTTCGCCGGGGTGTCCACCGGCGCCTCGCTGGCCGTGGCGATCCGTGTCTGCGGTCGCCTGCCGAAGGGGTCGAAGGTCGTCGCGATCTCCCCGGACGGTGGCTGGAAGTACCTCTCCACCGGCGCCTACGCCGGCGGCAACGTCGAGGACATCGCCGAGTCGCTGGCCGACACCCTCTGGGCCTGA
- a CDS encoding MaoC/PaaZ C-terminal domain-containing protein: MTDSTASPTDPAPTDASPATGPEPTPTVIELDSPPDLTPMLAKVAAGALPLPGRGGSKGDRTLPDTTVVLHDATVDLDHLASYAEVCGFRLGSTLPPTYLHMLGFPLSVQLMTREDFPFGLMGMVHVANRITQHRPVGIDEALELTASVTNLRPHPKGQQMDNVVVATAGGVPVWESTSTYLKRGSGADEAASGSNVDVEVATLPLTGLWRVPGDIGRRYGAVSGDRNPIHMSGLTAKAFGFPKAIAHGMWTKARALAGLEGGIPAACEIDVAFKLPLLLPRTVEYATQRTDGGWAFGVRSRDGKPHLAGTVTPRA, translated from the coding sequence GTGACTGATTCGACCGCTTCCCCGACCGACCCTGCCCCGACGGACGCTTCCCCAGCGACCGGTCCCGAGCCGACCCCGACGGTCATCGAGCTCGACAGCCCGCCCGACCTGACGCCCATGCTGGCGAAGGTTGCCGCGGGGGCCCTGCCGCTGCCCGGACGCGGCGGCAGCAAGGGCGACCGGACGCTGCCCGACACCACCGTCGTGCTGCACGACGCCACCGTCGACCTCGACCACCTGGCGTCCTACGCCGAGGTGTGCGGGTTCCGACTGGGCTCGACCCTGCCACCCACCTACCTGCACATGCTGGGGTTCCCCCTGTCGGTGCAGCTGATGACCCGTGAGGACTTCCCGTTCGGCTTGATGGGGATGGTGCACGTCGCCAACCGCATCACCCAGCACCGTCCCGTCGGCATCGACGAGGCGCTGGAGCTGACCGCGTCGGTCACGAACCTGCGGCCCCACCCCAAGGGGCAGCAGATGGACAACGTCGTCGTCGCCACCGCAGGCGGCGTGCCGGTGTGGGAGTCCACCAGCACCTACCTCAAGCGAGGGTCGGGCGCCGACGAGGCCGCCTCGGGCAGCAACGTGGACGTCGAGGTCGCAACCCTGCCCCTCACCGGGTTGTGGCGCGTCCCCGGCGACATCGGCCGTCGGTACGGCGCCGTGTCGGGCGACCGCAACCCCATCCACATGTCGGGCCTGACCGCCAAGGCGTTCGGCTTCCCGAAGGCGATCGCCCACGGCATGTGGACCAAGGCACGGGCGCTGGCCGGCCTCGAGGGCGGCATCCCCGCGGCCTGCGAGATCGACGTGGCGTTCAAGCTGCCGCTCCTGCTGCCCCGCACGGTGGAGTACGCCACCCAGCGCACCGACGGCGGCTGGGCCTTCGGCGTCCGCAGCCGCGACGGCAAGCCGCACCTGGCGGGCACCGTCACACCCAGGGCCTGA
- a CDS encoding 3-oxoacyl-ACP reductase produces the protein MADRYTQFVNSQIGEKLADLVGLPKPSTLRRHEPGQPLLEGPVLLGGDGRLREVVNKALSAADIDVHTELADAEDTPRYAALVFDATGLTSSDQLVGLYDFFHTTIRRLGGSARVVVLGTVPTATDTPAEHTAQRSLEGFVRSIAKELRAGGTANLVEVHPGAEAGVGSPLRFLLSGRSAFVSGQRFTVGPRTEHPPVVPEDIDRPHAGKVAVVTGAARGIGAAIARTLARDGATVVCLDLPSAGDDLARVANDVGGTALQVDITADDAARTIIDHATERHGGIDIVVHNAGVTRDKTMAGMDEKRWNMVLDINLSAIERINDALLAADVLEPGARIVCVSSMSGIAGNRGQSNYAASKAGVIGHVAALGPTLADRGITINAVAPGFIETKMTDAMPVATREVGRRLNSLSQGGQPVDVAETIGFFAGPDAAWLNGTTVRVCGQNLLGA, from the coding sequence ATGGCAGATCGCTACACCCAGTTCGTCAACTCCCAGATCGGTGAGAAGCTGGCCGACCTCGTCGGCCTGCCCAAGCCCTCGACCCTGCGCCGCCACGAGCCCGGCCAGCCCCTCCTGGAGGGTCCGGTGCTGCTCGGCGGTGACGGCCGGCTGCGCGAGGTCGTCAACAAGGCCCTGTCCGCCGCCGACATCGACGTCCACACCGAGCTCGCCGACGCCGAGGACACCCCGCGCTACGCGGCCCTCGTCTTCGACGCGACCGGCCTGACCTCCAGCGACCAGCTGGTCGGCCTGTACGACTTCTTCCACACGACCATCCGTCGCCTCGGCGGCAGCGCCCGCGTCGTCGTGCTGGGCACCGTGCCCACCGCAACCGACACCCCGGCCGAGCACACCGCCCAGCGCAGCCTGGAGGGCTTCGTCCGCTCCATCGCCAAGGAGCTGCGGGCCGGTGGCACCGCCAACCTGGTCGAGGTGCACCCGGGCGCCGAGGCGGGCGTCGGTTCGCCGCTGCGCTTCCTGCTGAGTGGCCGCTCGGCGTTCGTGTCGGGTCAGCGGTTCACCGTCGGCCCGCGCACCGAACACCCGCCGGTCGTCCCCGAGGACATCGACCGCCCGCACGCCGGCAAGGTCGCGGTCGTGACCGGTGCCGCACGGGGCATCGGCGCGGCGATCGCCCGCACCCTGGCCCGCGACGGCGCGACCGTCGTCTGCCTGGACCTGCCGTCCGCCGGCGACGACCTGGCGAGGGTCGCCAACGACGTCGGCGGCACCGCGCTGCAGGTCGACATCACCGCCGACGACGCGGCCCGGACCATCATCGACCACGCCACCGAACGCCACGGCGGCATCGACATCGTCGTCCACAACGCCGGCGTCACCCGCGACAAGACGATGGCGGGCATGGACGAGAAGCGCTGGAACATGGTCCTCGACATCAACCTGTCGGCCATCGAGCGGATCAACGACGCGCTGCTGGCCGCCGACGTGCTTGAGCCCGGTGCGCGCATCGTCTGCGTGTCGTCGATGTCGGGCATCGCCGGCAACCGTGGCCAGTCAAACTACGCCGCCTCCAAGGCGGGCGTCATCGGGCACGTGGCGGCCCTCGGCCCGACGCTGGCCGACCGCGGCATCACCATCAACGCGGTGGCGCCCGGGTTCATCGAGACCAAGATGACCGACGCCATGCCGGTCGCCACCCGTGAGGTCGGCCGCCGGCTGAACAGCCTCTCCCAGGGCGGCCAGCCCGTGGACGTCGCCGAGACGATCGGCTTCTTCGCCGGTCCCGACGCCGCGTGGCTCAACGGCACCACCGTCCGCGTGTGCGGCCAGAACCTGCTGGGGGCGTGA
- a CDS encoding acetyl-CoA C-acetyltransferase: protein MSQTPRDAVIVGGNRIPFARSNTAYSKASNQDMLTAALDGLVARFGLAGQRLGEVAGGAVLKHARDFNLVRESVLGSALSPETPAFDIQKACDTSLEATIAVANKIRLGQVDSGIACGVDTTSDAPVALNEDLRHVLMEANRAKGPMDYVKLLGSLRPDQIVPEIPRNAEARTGMAMGDHQAITTAEWGISREAQDELAVASHRNLAAAYDRGFFDDLMTPFLGLSKDNNLRPDSNVEKLATLKPAFGDRETGTMTAANSTPLTDGAAAVLLSTREWAAEHDLPVLARFVDAESAAVDYVHGHEGLLMAPAYAVPRMLARNGLSLQDFDLYEIHEAFASTVLSTLAAWDDKTFCTEKLGLDDTLGTIDMDKLNVAGSSLATGHPFAATGARIVATTAKLLAERDDWANGGRALISVCAAGGNGLVAIVERA from the coding sequence GTGAGCCAGACTCCCCGGGACGCCGTGATCGTCGGCGGCAACCGCATCCCGTTCGCCCGTTCCAACACCGCGTACAGCAAGGCCAGCAACCAGGACATGCTGACCGCGGCCCTCGACGGCCTCGTCGCTCGCTTCGGGCTGGCCGGCCAGCGCCTGGGTGAGGTGGCCGGTGGCGCGGTGCTCAAGCACGCCCGCGACTTCAACCTCGTCCGCGAGTCGGTGCTCGGCAGCGCCCTGTCGCCCGAGACGCCCGCCTTCGACATCCAGAAGGCCTGCGACACCTCCCTGGAGGCCACCATCGCCGTGGCCAACAAGATCCGCCTCGGACAGGTCGATTCCGGTATCGCCTGCGGCGTCGACACGACGTCCGACGCGCCGGTGGCCCTGAACGAGGACCTCCGCCACGTCCTGATGGAGGCCAACCGCGCCAAGGGGCCGATGGACTACGTCAAGCTGCTCGGCAGCCTGCGGCCCGACCAGATCGTGCCGGAGATCCCCCGCAACGCCGAGGCCCGCACGGGCATGGCCATGGGCGACCACCAGGCCATCACCACCGCCGAGTGGGGCATCTCCCGCGAGGCACAGGACGAGCTCGCCGTGGCCAGCCACCGCAACCTGGCGGCCGCCTACGACCGCGGGTTCTTCGACGACCTGATGACCCCGTTCCTGGGCCTGTCGAAGGACAACAACCTGCGGCCCGACAGCAACGTGGAGAAGCTGGCAACCCTCAAGCCGGCCTTCGGTGACCGCGAGACCGGCACCATGACGGCGGCCAACTCCACTCCCCTGACCGACGGCGCCGCCGCCGTGCTGCTCTCGACCCGCGAGTGGGCGGCCGAGCACGACCTGCCGGTCCTGGCCCGCTTCGTCGACGCCGAGTCCGCGGCCGTGGACTACGTGCACGGCCACGAGGGCCTGCTGATGGCCCCCGCCTACGCCGTCCCCCGGATGCTGGCCCGCAACGGCCTGTCCCTGCAGGACTTCGACCTCTACGAGATCCACGAGGCGTTCGCCTCGACGGTCCTGTCGACGCTGGCGGCGTGGGACGACAAGACGTTCTGCACCGAGAAGCTGGGCCTGGACGACACCCTCGGCACCATCGACATGGACAAGCTGAACGTCGCTGGTTCGTCGCTGGCGACCGGCCACCCCTTCGCCGCCACCGGCGCCCGCATCGTGGCGACCACCGCCAAGCTGCTGGCCGAGCGCGACGACTGGGCCAACGGCGGTCGCGCCCTCATCAGCGTCTGCGCGGCCGGCGGCAACGGCCTGGTCGCCATCGTCGAGCGGGCGTAA
- a CDS encoding acyl-CoA dehydrogenase family protein translates to MGLALGGLRRLASSELLDRYGLRERVEALVQSSTRNGFTAAVGAGRQFAKASKAINGGKAARQAPVEGGGKVLFDLTPDEEQQMLVEGFVDFAETHLRPAAREADDGCATPDKLRAMATEMGAMVLGIPSDLGGVVDERSAVTSVLALEAMAAGDMGLAAGIMAPAAVASALSLWGDADQQARFLPAFTEDNPPTAALAISEPHPLFDPTVLRTTARREGDELVLDGVKALVAHVDRCDLYLVAADLQGTGPALVLVEAGTPGLAVKAEPTMGVRATASGELLLEGVRVPAANLLADGAGEVYSELIARTRIAWAALAVGTAQAVLDYVIPYVKERHAFGEPIAHRQSVAFTVANIGVELEGMRLATYRAASLADQGKPFAREAAVAARLAEEKGMQIGSDGVQLLGGHGYVKEHPVERWYRDLRAAAVVDGMVLV, encoded by the coding sequence ATGGGCTTGGCCCTTGGTGGCCTGCGCCGCCTGGCCAGCAGCGAGCTGCTGGACCGCTACGGCCTGCGCGAGCGGGTCGAGGCGCTGGTCCAGTCCAGCACCCGCAACGGCTTCACCGCTGCGGTCGGCGCCGGCCGGCAGTTCGCGAAAGCCAGCAAGGCCATCAACGGCGGCAAGGCCGCCCGGCAGGCCCCGGTCGAGGGCGGCGGCAAGGTGCTGTTCGACCTGACCCCCGACGAGGAGCAGCAGATGCTCGTGGAGGGGTTCGTCGACTTCGCCGAGACCCACCTGCGTCCTGCCGCCCGCGAGGCCGACGACGGCTGCGCCACCCCCGACAAGCTGCGGGCGATGGCCACCGAGATGGGCGCCATGGTCCTGGGCATCCCCAGCGACCTCGGCGGGGTCGTCGACGAACGCTCCGCCGTCACCAGCGTCCTGGCGCTGGAGGCCATGGCCGCCGGCGACATGGGACTGGCCGCCGGCATCATGGCCCCGGCCGCCGTCGCCTCGGCGCTCTCGCTGTGGGGCGACGCCGACCAGCAGGCCCGCTTCCTGCCCGCCTTCACCGAGGACAACCCGCCCACCGCGGCGCTGGCCATCAGCGAGCCGCACCCGCTGTTCGACCCGACCGTGCTGCGCACCACCGCCCGACGCGAGGGCGACGAGCTGGTCCTCGACGGCGTCAAGGCGCTCGTCGCGCACGTCGACCGCTGCGACCTCTACCTCGTCGCCGCCGACCTCCAGGGGACCGGCCCCGCGCTGGTCCTCGTCGAGGCCGGCACCCCCGGGCTGGCGGTCAAGGCCGAGCCGACCATGGGGGTGCGTGCCACTGCGTCCGGCGAGCTCCTCCTGGAAGGGGTGCGCGTCCCGGCGGCCAACCTGCTCGCCGACGGCGCCGGGGAGGTCTACAGCGAGCTGATCGCCCGCACACGCATCGCCTGGGCTGCGCTGGCCGTCGGTACCGCGCAGGCGGTCCTCGACTACGTCATCCCCTACGTGAAGGAACGCCACGCCTTCGGTGAGCCCATCGCCCACCGCCAGTCCGTCGCCTTCACCGTCGCCAACATCGGCGTGGAGCTGGAGGGCATGCGCCTGGCCACGTACCGCGCCGCATCGCTGGCCGACCAGGGCAAGCCGTTCGCCCGCGAGGCCGCGGTCGCCGCTCGCCTGGCGGAGGAGAAGGGCATGCAGATCGGCTCCGACGGCGTGCAGTTGCTCGGCGGCCACGGCTACGTCAAGGAGCACCCGGTGGAGCGGTGGTACCGCGACCTGCGCGCCGCCGCCGTCGTCGACGGGATGGTCCTGGTCTAG